Genomic DNA from Haloplanus sp. HW8-1:
CCGTGCCGCAGGTGGGATATTTGCTGGTCTACGACACGACCTGTTCTCTCGTGTGAAACGTCCCGCTCTCGCGGTCGAACAGGTATGTCGATGGCTGTGCCACACAGCCGTTACTCCTATCCTCACCGTGAGGACTCGGAGTTATCTTCTGACGCATATTCTCCGCCCCGTTACAATCCGCGTTGGCTACCAACTCACACGACGAGCAGACGTACAAGCCACGCTCGACACGGTTCGATTTCGTGTCGTCTCCACAGCGTGAACACGTTTTCGAGGTGTTCCACTCGTTCTCTTTCAGTACCTCAACACCCCGCATCTCGCCTTTGTATTCGAGGTACTGGTAGATGCGGTCGAATGCCCACGAGTGTAACTTCTTGTTGCCGGTTTTACCCCAGTCTGACGCTCGCACGTCTTCAGGCCAACTCACCGCGAGCGTACCGACACCGCGTTCGACACACTCCGTGATGATGGCGTCCGTCAGCGTGTGGTAGAAGTGTGTCTCAAGTTCGGAGAGTTTCCGACGCGCCCACATCGACTTCTCTGACGGGCCGTTCTCTCCCTCGGTGTCGTACTCAGCTCTGGTGAAGTAGTGTTTGTCTTCTTTGAGCGAGTTGCCGGGGTACAGGACGTATTCGTCCGGGAACGCGACCGTGGAAATATTTGTAATTCCGAGGTCGATCCCCGCAACACCGTCGTCTGCTGTGTCAGCAGATTCGAGCTCGACGTTACAGACGAAGTGGATTTCCCATTCGTCACCGTTCCAGACGGTACGAACATTCTGGACGCTGTTGACTTCCGAGAGATCAACATCAGGTCGAGTCTGGTACTCACAGAGCAGGAAATCCGAGAAGTGTTCTTTCAGATTCGAGCCCTTCGAGAGCCGGACCCGGTTGTTCTCATAGTGTCTAGGGAAATGTTTTACCTACAGAGACACTGAAGTTGGTAATGGGTCGGCTCGACGACATCACCCTCGAAGAACTCTATGAGCTAAAGGATCAAATCGACGAAGGGAAGCCGCGAGAACGTGTTCTCGCGGCGATCGGGCGCAAGCAGGGCGATCAACTGGATGCACTTGCTGACCGCCACGGTGTTGTCGAGAAGACGATTCGCAACTGGCTCGATCGGTTCGAGGAAGAACCGATCGAGCAGGCACCTTACGATGCTCCTCGGCCGGGAGGGCCAGCAAAAATCGAGGGCGAAGACCGTGAGCAACTGTTTGAACAGTTGCAACAGCCGCCGACCGAACTTGGCTACGACCAGCAAGCGTGGTCAGCGAAACTCTTGCTTCATCACGCCAAAGAGGAATACGGCGTCGAATACCACGAAACCTACGCGTACGACTTATTGAAAGAGGCCGGGCTGTCCCTGCGGACAGCACGGCCTCAACATCACGAAGCCGACCCTGAAGAGAAAGCTGAGTTTCAAGAGACAGTCGAAAAAAACGACCCGAACTGACCGAGAAAACCGTCGTTGTTGTCGATCAATTCACCAAGCACGTTGGAACCGTTCAACGACGTGGCTTCTACCCGATTGGCTCAAATCCGACAATAGAGGTTGCAACGTCGTGGAAGTCGGTGACAGTGCTGGGCGCTGTCACCGACGACGGTGACAGCTTCTTCTGCTGGACCGAAGAGAACCTCACGCGGCACCACGGGATTCGGCTGTTAGAGGCGTTGACAGAGCAGTTCGGTGAAAAGTTAGTGGTGTTTTTGGACCGAGCGGGCTACTTCTGGGCACGGGATCTCTGGGAGCACGTGAGTGGTGAGCGCGAGACCGAAACTGTCGGAGACAGTTCGGTCTCGTGCGTACGCGGGGAGGATCTCGAAGTGTGGTACTTCCCGTCAAAAATCCCCGAACTGAACGCCGTCGAAGGCTGTTGGGACCAGTTGCAGGAGTGGTTCAAGTACCGACTCGTTCCTGATCTCTCGACGCTGAAAGACTACATCTCACGAGGAGTGAACGCAATCAGCGAACCCAGCATTTGGCCGTATCTTACAGGTAAAGATTCGAACTAATCACTATCAGGGTCGTGTTTGAACCCGTCTTCTTTGAACGTCACCGTACTCTTGGGTCGGTTGTCGCCGTGTTTGCGGTAGCCGGGGGGATTCGCCTCTTTGGAGTTGTGTCGCAGATCGAACCATGACTGGAAAGCGTCAGAAAGTTCTTCGATGACTTTCTGACTGGATTGTGCGTTCAAATCTTTCCAGCACGACTGGTTTTTCATATACGATTTCAGCACACTCCCGTTTGGGATCTCGCCGGTTGCGTCCCAGATACGGTCGGCTGTCCATCGTGCGACGTTCCAGATTTTCGAGGCGGAGTCTCCGAGCGAATCAAGACCATCACAGACCTGTTGGTGGTTCTGGATGGACCCAACGTAGGTACGTGTGGCCTTAATCGCCATACATAGACTATGTAGACAAACTAACTTAATGGTGTGGATGTGCGTGGAATATCCAACCTGCCGTCCGTGATGGATTGGGTCAGCGTTGTCGGATTCACTCCCGGCGTAAACGCCGGGATTCTCTCCTCGTAGAAAGATAGGTTATCCGAGCGCGGGACCGGGACCGGCACCGGGACCGCCATCTCCACTCGATGTCCGAGTCCCAGGTATGTGGCGGTGGCAGCACTGGAACGGGCTCGCGGCGTGAGACGGATCGGCTCCGAGGACACACTATGAGTACTCTCACTGTTTCCCGCCGAGCGCCGCCCCCGTTGACAGTGCTCGGCGGGACGAGACGAGAGTAATCATTACCAGAGCACCACAACGCTATTGTCCTGACAGTCACATACTGTGGTCGAACAAATCATAAACGGAGTGAGCACTGATGGGCGAGACACTCACAGCGAGCGACTACGAGCCCTGGTTCTCGCCTCTGTTCCCGTCACACGATCTCGGCAGGATCGTACTGGTTGCGGCCGGGATAAGTATCGGCCTGTTCGTGGTGGGGTACGCCGTCGCCACGATCGGGACCCTCCCCTACCTCACCCTCTCCGAGGCGTATCTGGGCGCCTTCGGCGTCTTCTGGATGCTCGTCTGTCTCGGCGTGGCCGACACGGTGTACGTCGACATCTGGGAGGATGTCCGGTCGGCGTTCGCCGTCGACGATGAGACGTATCACGCCGTCGTGGAACCCCACTTGGCGAATATCCACGACACGCGCCGCATCCTCGGTTACACGGCCGCACTCCTCGTGCCCTACCTCGTGGTCGTGAGCGTGGTTTACCTGCCCGGGTCGACACTCAGGGAGCCGGCCGTCGATATGTTTCTCGGCGGGACGACTGAATACCCGCCCAGTGTCGCCGGCACCCTCGTGTTCGTCCTGTTCGGCGGCGCGAACACGTTGCTGTTCGCCACGATCTGTAACGGGTTCGTGAACCACCTCGAACTTGTCCGGGATGTCTTGGAGCTCCCCTTCGAGGACGTGTACGTCAGCGCGTCGGATCTGGAACCCGTCGCCCGCTTCACGATCGCGAGTGCGACTGTCTGGTTCGCCGGCGTCTCGTTGGTCGTGCTTTGGATCCACGCGGGCATCAGCGGCACCGTGGGAATCTCGTTCATCACCGTGCTCGTGTTCACGGGGGCCGTGCTGTTCCTGGCACCACAGCTGATCCTCCACGACGCGTTGGTGGACGCGAAGCGAACGGAACTCGCCACCATCCGGGTGGAGTACAGAGAGATGTACCAACAGGTGACCGATGAAGATGTCGACGAGGATGTCGCGCAACAACTCCGGCTGATCGACCGTCGGCTGGAGAGCGCGAAGGCGATCCGAACGTGGGTGTACAACATCTCTTCGATCGGGAAGCTCGCCACGGCGGCCATCCTCCCCTGGATCACGCTCGTCCAGGAACTCGTCTCGACGGCGGACCTCCTGCTCGGGTCTTGACTGAACCCTCACCACCGTGTGGACAGACGGTCGGTCGAGTGCCCAGCGACCGCCGCGACGACGCGGTCGACCGTGCACTCCAGTTCTGATACGGATTATT
This window encodes:
- a CDS encoding transposase, translating into MTEKTVVVVDQFTKHVGTVQRRGFYPIGSNPTIEVATSWKSVTVLGAVTDDGDSFFCWTEENLTRHHGIRLLEALTEQFGEKLVVFLDRAGYFWARDLWEHVSGERETETVGDSSVSCVRGEDLEVWYFPSKIPELNAVEGCWDQLQEWFKYRLVPDLSTLKDYISRGVNAISEPSIWPYLTGKDSN
- a CDS encoding IS630 family transposase is translated as MGRLDDITLEELYELKDQIDEGKPRERVLAAIGRKQGDQLDALADRHGVVEKTIRNWLDRFEEEPIEQAPYDAPRPGGPAKIEGEDREQLFEQLQQPPTELGYDQQAWSAKLLLHHAKEEYGVEYHETYAYDLLKEAGLSLRTARPQHHEADPEEKAEFQETVEKNDPN